In a genomic window of Anoxybacter fermentans:
- a CDS encoding DNA polymerase IV: protein MDEEKLKDLLKLKGVEECHILHVDMDAFFAAVEQRDNPELKGKPVIIGGSDPTLRGVVSTCSYEARKYGVRSAMPLREAYRRCPHGIYLPGNYGKYEQVSKQIRQIFYRFTPLVEPVSLDEAFLDVHGCERLFGNPIEIGLKIKKAIKKELDLTASVGIAPNKFLAKLASDLEKPDGFVVITKDQIEEVLWPLPITRLWGVGEKTAEYLLSRGIKTIGMLAKLKPEILESSLGKLGLDLYKLAHGIDNRKVETHSKVKSIGNEITFKEDTSDLDFLETTLLELAEQVGRRLRKSNLLGRTVHIKLRYANFKTITRCRTLNRNTNSTQILYETGLELLRSTDLYNKSFRLLGLSVSNLIDEKNQQLSLFENKDTLRFEALSKVMDELKDKFGEWAITRARLINSDKDKWLKRRGERKNS, encoded by the coding sequence ATGGATGAAGAAAAGTTAAAAGATTTATTAAAACTAAAAGGTGTAGAAGAGTGCCATATTCTCCATGTGGATATGGACGCATTTTTTGCTGCTGTAGAACAGAGGGATAACCCGGAACTTAAGGGAAAACCGGTCATTATAGGTGGGAGTGATCCTACTTTACGCGGGGTTGTTTCTACCTGTTCATATGAAGCAAGAAAATATGGTGTCCGTTCAGCTATGCCTTTAAGGGAAGCTTATCGTCGCTGTCCACATGGGATTTATTTACCTGGCAATTATGGTAAATATGAACAGGTTTCAAAACAAATCAGGCAGATTTTTTACCGTTTTACCCCTCTTGTAGAACCTGTATCTTTAGATGAGGCCTTTCTCGATGTGCACGGATGTGAAAGGCTTTTTGGAAATCCTATCGAGATTGGATTAAAGATTAAAAAGGCGATTAAAAAGGAACTTGATCTTACAGCATCAGTAGGGATAGCTCCAAACAAATTTTTAGCTAAATTGGCCTCTGATTTAGAAAAACCAGATGGGTTTGTGGTGATTACAAAAGATCAGATTGAAGAGGTACTCTGGCCGTTACCTATTACCCGTCTCTGGGGGGTGGGAGAGAAGACGGCAGAATATCTGCTTTCCAGGGGAATTAAGACCATTGGGATGTTGGCCAAATTGAAACCGGAGATTTTGGAGAGTAGTCTGGGAAAATTAGGATTGGATTTGTATAAGCTTGCCCACGGAATTGATAATCGGAAAGTAGAGACTCATTCTAAAGTTAAATCTATAGGTAATGAGATTACCTTTAAAGAAGATACCAGTGATCTGGATTTTTTAGAGACCACATTGTTAGAGCTGGCTGAACAGGTAGGAAGGAGATTGCGTAAGTCTAATTTACTGGGCCGGACAGTGCATATTAAACTCCGTTATGCTAATTTTAAAACTATTACCCGATGTAGAACTCTGAACCGCAATACCAATTCGACTCAGATTCTTTATGAAACCGGTCTGGAACTGTTGCGGAGTACAGATTTGTATAATAAGAGTTTTCGGCTTTTGGGGTTAAGTGTTTCCAATCTGATAGATGAAAAAAATCAACAACTCTCTCTTTTTGAAAATAAAGATACTCTCCGTTTTGAAGCTCTTTCTAAGGTTATGGATGAATTAAAGGATAAGTTCGGTGAGTGGGCGATTACTAGAGCCAGGCTGATAAACAGTGATAAAGATAAGTGGCTAAAAAGACGAGGCGAACGGAAGAATAGTTAA
- a CDS encoding Fur family transcriptional regulator, giving the protein MTKQRKAILEILRSTDSHPTADWIYEQVRKIIPNISLGTIYRNLSILKDMGEIMELSFGSTYSRYDGNPKNHYHFCCFECNRVYDIDIPVLQTINEEVSNKTGNIVHHHRLEFYGICKNCQEKN; this is encoded by the coding sequence ATGACAAAACAACGTAAAGCTATTCTAGAAATTTTAAGAAGTACCGATTCCCACCCAACAGCAGATTGGATATATGAACAGGTTCGGAAAATTATACCCAATATCAGCCTGGGAACTATTTATCGTAATCTGAGTATTCTTAAGGATATGGGAGAAATTATGGAACTTAGTTTTGGTAGTACTTATAGTCGATACGACGGAAATCCCAAAAATCATTATCATTTTTGTTGCTTTGAATGCAACCGGGTCTATGATATAGATATTCCTGTACTCCAAACAATCAATGAAGAAGTTTCAAATAAAACTGGTAATATTGTTCATCATCATAGGCTTGAATTTTATGGTATCTGTAAGAACTGTCAGGAAAAAAATTGA
- a CDS encoding D-alanine--D-alanine ligase has protein sequence MSDRLKLALIFGGRSSEHEVSIMSARSIYQAINKDKYEVFPIAITKEGRWLSPKISKKVLDDGKITSEQEQVVLITESNASYLVNIKGDWDLKLKIDLVFPVLHGPFGEDGTIQGLLEMANLPYVGAGVAASAVGMDKGMMKDIFKAKGLPQGNYKVIYRYMLEENMDYVIEELEDIFGYPCFVKPANLGSSVGVSKVHNREEMPKALQKAAEHDRKIIVEEYINCRELEVSVLGNDQIEVSIAGEIIPAKEFYDYEAKYISDNSRLLIPAPINEEKMEEIRALAIQAYRAIDCQGFARVDFFMERETEKILVNEINTIPGFTRISMYPKLWEATGLSYPELIDRLIQLALERHTNMKRNKF, from the coding sequence ATGTCTGATAGATTAAAATTGGCTCTCATTTTTGGAGGGCGGTCCAGTGAACATGAAGTTTCAATTATGTCAGCCAGATCTATTTATCAGGCGATAAATAAAGATAAATATGAGGTATTTCCTATTGCAATTACCAAAGAGGGAAGATGGCTTTCCCCAAAGATTTCTAAAAAGGTTCTGGATGATGGGAAGATAACATCTGAACAGGAACAGGTAGTATTAATAACTGAATCTAATGCCAGTTATCTGGTCAATATAAAGGGAGATTGGGATTTGAAGCTAAAGATTGACCTGGTCTTTCCAGTACTCCACGGTCCTTTTGGAGAAGATGGTACAATTCAGGGACTCCTTGAGATGGCTAATCTACCCTATGTTGGGGCGGGGGTGGCTGCGTCAGCGGTTGGAATGGATAAGGGAATGATGAAAGATATTTTTAAAGCTAAGGGATTACCCCAGGGTAATTATAAAGTGATCTATCGATATATGTTGGAAGAAAATATGGACTATGTTATTGAGGAACTGGAGGATATTTTTGGCTATCCCTGTTTTGTAAAGCCAGCCAACCTGGGTTCAAGCGTTGGAGTAAGTAAAGTACACAATCGCGAGGAAATGCCTAAAGCACTGCAAAAAGCAGCCGAACATGATAGGAAAATAATTGTAGAAGAATATATAAATTGTCGGGAGTTAGAAGTTAGTGTGCTGGGGAATGATCAGATTGAAGTCTCAATTGCTGGAGAGATTATTCCAGCTAAAGAGTTTTATGATTATGAAGCAAAATATATATCTGATAATTCCAGATTATTGATTCCTGCTCCCATTAATGAAGAAAAAATGGAAGAGATTAGAGCACTGGCCATTCAAGCTTATCGGGCGATTGATTGCCAGGGTTTTGCCCGGGTTGACTTTTTTATGGAACGGGAAACCGAAAAGATTTTAGTAAACGAGATAAATACTATTCCGGGATTTACCAGGATCAGTATGTATCCTAAATTATGGGAAGCTACCGGATTATCTTATCCTGAACTGATAGATCGGTTGATTCAGTTGGCATTAGAACGGCATACGAATATGAAGAGAAATAAATTTTAA
- a CDS encoding YbjQ family protein, which yields MLIVSTESIPGKKIVKTLGLVRGSTIRARHIGSDVLAGLRNLVGGEVKQYTRMLIESREQAINRMVADAKELGANAVVGVRFTTSQVMSGAAEILAYGTAVIVEDEE from the coding sequence ATGTTAATCGTAAGTACTGAGAGTATTCCTGGTAAGAAAATAGTAAAAACTCTGGGCCTGGTTCGCGGCAGTACTATCCGTGCCCGGCATATAGGCAGTGATGTTTTGGCTGGTCTGCGCAATTTGGTGGGGGGTGAAGTAAAACAATATACCAGAATGCTTATTGAATCCCGGGAACAAGCTATCAATCGGATGGTAGCGGATGCAAAAGAACTGGGTGCTAATGCTGTAGTGGGAGTAAGGTTTACTACTTCACAGGTCATGTCCGGAGCAGCAGAAATACTGGCTTATGGAACCGCTGTGATTGTGGAGGATGAGGAATAA